The genomic segment CTATTCTGATTTTATGTTCTGGAGATACTCTAGCATAAACTGAAATCTTATCTACTTTGTTTTTTAACTCTTCATCACTAATTTTCTCCAATTCAAAGCCTTCCATTGCCTCTGATTCATCTTTAAGTATTCCTATTTGCTTAGCTATAGCAGATGCAGTAATTTTATGATCACCAGTTATCATTACAGGTTTTATTCCTGCTTTAATGCATTTTTCAACAGCTTCTTTCGATTCATTTCTTGGTGGGTCCATCATCGCTATAAGACCAACAAATATTAAATCATATTCATCTTCAAGAGTAATTTCTTTTCCTTCTGAAATCTCCTTATAAGCAAAAGACAAAACTCTAAGCCCATCCATTGAAAATTTTCTATTTATCTCTTCAATTTCTTTTTTGTGCTCTTCTGTAAAATCCATTATTCCTTCTGAAGTTTCAACTTTTACTGTTCTTGATAAAAGTACATCTAATGCACCTTTAGTTAACATTATGTATTTATCATTAAACTGGTGAATAGTACTCATTAATTTTCTATCTGAATCAAAAGGTACTTCTCCAAGTCTTGGATATTGATCTCTTATGATCAATTCATCTAGTTCATATATTTCACCTAGATTAACTAATGCAACTTCAGTTGGATCACCAATTTCCTTATTTTCTACTGTAACAGCATCATTACACAATAATGCCATTAAAACTAAATTTTTCTCTAAAGTCTTATCATGATCCAAGCTATCATGATCAAGTATCTTCCCATCTACAAAAACTTTCTGCACTGTCATTTTGTTTTGTGTTAACGTACCTGTTTTATCTGAACATATAACCGATATACTTCCAAGACTTTCAACTGCATGAAGTTTTCTTACAATAGCATTTTTCTTAGCCATCTTTTGAGTTCCAAGTGCAAGAACAATTGTTACTATTGAACTTAGCGCTTCTGGTATAGCTGCCACCGCTAAAGATACTGCAAACATAAAGGAATCTATAATATTACGTCCTCTAAATATATCTAAACCAAAAATAATTGCTGAAATTATTAAAATGACAAAAGCAAGTTTTTTACCGAAGTTATCTAAACCAACTTGAAGCGGTGTTTTCTTTTCCTTTGCACTTTCTAACAAGTTCGCTATTTTCCCAATTTCGGTATCCATCCCTATACTTGTAACTAAAACAACTCCTCTTCCGTAAGTTACAAAGCTTCCGGAAAATACCATGTTTTTTCTGTCACCAATAGATACATCATCTTTATTTATTACATCTATAAATTTTAAAACACTTTCTGACTCACCTGTTAAAGAACTCTCATTCACTTGAAGACTAAAACTTTCAAGAATTCTACCATCTGCACTAACATAATCTCCGGCATCAAGATATAAAATATCTCCTACTAAAAGTTCTCTTGAAGGAATCTCAAGCTTTTGACCATTTCTAAAAACCTTTGCTACAGGTGATGAAAGGGCCTTAAGTCCCTTTAATGATTGTTCTGCTTTAATATGTTGTATTGTGCCAAGTATTGCATTGATAATAACTACAACCATTATAACAATAGTACTTTCAAGCTTTCCTAGAAAAGCTGAAATGATTGCTGCTACTAATAATATAATTACTAAAAAGTCCTTGAACTGCTCAAGAAAAACCTGAAATGGACTTTTCCTTGCTGCTTCCTCTAATTCATTAAAACCATATTCCTCTCGTCTTTTTGTAATTTCTTCATCATTTAAGCCATTGCTAGTAACTCCTAACATTTCCAGTGACTCTTCTGGTGTTTTCTCATAATACCCTCTCATAAACTGTCCTCCTTAAACTTCAAATATTTTTCGTTTTTTCATTATTCATATAGACTCCCTTCTAATTATTTGATTTTCTATTTATTAATTTATTATAAATTAATAAAAATATACTAAAAAAAATAATAATAAAAACACAAAATATTACATTATTCATTCATCATATGAACTTACTCTAATTATAACTTATAAGATATCATGTTAAAACAATTATAAAGTTACAAATTACTACACGCGCAATAAAGTAAACGCATTTACATTCAAAGTCTGCCACTTACTTTATTCTATAAGCAACCCATCTAGAAAGCCTTCCTATAACTTCAAAGGAAACAATATTACATACCAACTCAGTTAGCTTTCCAAACTTCCTATAAAGCAAATTAAAAGCTAAAAATGGAATCCATTGTTTTTTAGATTTAGGTAGTCTCTTCATTATATTCTTAAACGTATACACTTCTTTATATATCCATAGATAGCCATTATATAATTCTTCTGCTGTCATATTCTTTGGTTTGTATACAACATGGGAAGTATTATAATTAGATAAATTATGATCTACTATTCTATTTTCCTTTAATAATGATGCGTATAACTTTGTGCCAGGATAAGGAGTCATTATATGAGACGTTACTGTTTCTATTTTATTTTTAACTATCCACTCTAATGTGCTATTAAATATTTCTGCATCATCTTCATCTAATCCAAAAACAAAGCTTGCATTTATCATTATTCCTCTTTTATGAATTTCATCGACAAGCTTCTCATATCTACTTACACTATTTTGAATTTTATGTACGCTCTCTATTGATTTACCATTTATACTTTCAAAACCTATGAAAAGGCTTTGGCATCCTGACCCTTTCATCTCATCTAATAATTCAGGCATGTCCACTATATTAGACGTAACTGCTGCATTCCATTTTAACTTTAGAGGTTTTATTTCCTTTAATAGTTCTTTTGTCCATTTAGGATTGCCAATAAAGTTGTCATCAATAAACATAATATGTTTTGTTTTTAGTACTTTAATGTCTTTAATTACATCTTCTATAGGCCTATTAACATAGGTTTTTATAGACTTAGCGCAGCTATTATAGCAAAAATCACATTTAAAAGGGCATCCCCTGCTTGTACTGATTATATTAGTATATAAATATTTCTTATTATCTATCATGCCATAGTCAGGGGACACTATTTCATTTCCTCGAATGTTTTCCATATCATAATATATCTTTTTAATTGAATTATTTTCTACATCCTTAAGAACTTTCTCCCAAACTCTCTCAGCCATTCCTATAATTATTGCATCAAAGCTGTTTGGTGCTCCTTCTGGATCTGCCGTTATATGTATTCCTCCTGCAATTACTTTTACTCCACGTTTTTGAAATTCCTTTGATATTTCTACTGCCCTATTCATAACGTCTACAGTAACAGTTATTGCAACTAAATCAACGTTTTCATCAAAATCTATATTCTCAACATTTTCATTTTCAATAATAACCTCATGTTCTTTAGGCGTAAGGTTTGCTATTGTCAGTAAAGCTAATGAAGGAGACATTCTCGTCTTTAATTTTGTATCCATAGGCCTTGGCATCATTGCAGGTTGAATTAACTTAATCTTCATATTGCCTCCTCAAGTAAAATCCACTTAACACTTAACTAATTTATTACTATGGCGTCTTTTTTCAAAAATATTAGCAAATACTACACTAATACTAGTTGACAAAATAACTATTAATGCAAATAATATGATTCCTGGAGCGTCGTCTCCATCTGCTATGATAAATAGAAGTGGCATGGCTATCACATATAAAAGACTGATTGTAATTCCACAGTATCTTATATTCTTCAAAGTCTTTACAGATAATTCCGACAAGGCTTCATTCTTATTAGCATAGCTTATGAATTTTATGGTCTGATAAAGTGCAAATAAGAATGGCGGCACCGCCCCATACAGTCCGATAAAGCCAAGATATTGCAAATATGCTGACACCGAAATTACTCGTGATAATCCTGTTGTTACCATAGGCAACAAAAATATAAGTAAAGCAACAATTGGACCTCCAATAAAAACAGATACCTTTAATAAAATTGTTGAACTTCGTTTCATAAAAATCCCTCCTATATTAATTATTATTTGTGCAAAACCATTAATTATTTTGCTTAACTTTTGATTTTTATATATCATTTTTGTATTCTAAAATATCGCCCGGTTGGCAATCTAGAGCTTTGCATATTGCCTCTAAAGTTGAGAATCTAATAGCTTTTGCTTTACCATTTTTGAGTATAGAAAGATTTGCCATTGTTATTCCAACTTTCTCAGTAAGCTCGGTCACACTCATTTTCCTTTTAGCTAGCATAACATCAATATTAATTATAATCGCCATATTATTTTCCTCCTGTATTCTTCATTCTGTACATTAAGATTATTGATTTTTACGCCTTACACTGTTAAATCATTTTCTGATTTTATGTCTATGGCTTCTTTTAAGAGCCTTTGAAGAACAGCAGAGAAAACTGCGATTACCAATGAAGCAAAGATAGGTATCATTCCAATTATTATTAAACCTGGAGCATCGTCTTTCTCTGCTAACAAGTAAACAAATGGAATTACTACCACATATAATACAGATATTATAACTGCACAGTATTTTATATTCCTTAAAGCCTTTACAGATAACTCAGAAAACGCTATGTTTTTGTCAATATAGCCTAAAAGCTTTAAAGCCTGATACAATGCAACAAAGAACGGAACAACTGATACAAACATCCCTATTAAAATTGGATATATCATATTTGCATAGTCTGGATTCACTGGATTATTAGTTAACCGAACTGCTCCAAATATGCATAAAGCAAGAACTGGAACTCCAATAAGAATAACAGCTATCTTTAAAAAAATCGTTGAATATCGTTTCATAAAAAGCACCTCACTTTTAAATTCTATATATAAGATATCACATATTTTATCGTTTATCAATAAATTTTCATTATATTTCACTGTTTATTTATTTAAAAACAAGAAAAAACCATTCTGCCAAATTAATGTTAGTTGAAGGAAAGGTTAATCGAAAACATGACACCTTGTAAGACTAAAATTTATATTTATACTAGATACAATAAGGTTTTCGACATTCCAAATTTTTATTATCTTCTATGCAAAAAAGAACTGCCAACTGACAGCTCTTCAATCAAAATTTTATTTTTCTTATATATTCTTAATAAACTTGGCTGGAACTCCAGCATAAACTGTATTATCTGAAACATCTTTAGTAACAACTGAACCTGCTCCAATAACAGAATTTTCTCCAATTGTTACCCCTGGGCAAACTGTTACTCCAGCTCCAAGCCACGCATTACGTTTAATTTTTACGCTTCTAAGAATAACTCCACGTCTATTTTTAGGATCTAATGGGTGATTAACTGATAATATTTTTACATCAGGCCCAATAAGAACATTATCCTCTAATTCAATCCCACCTAAATCAACAAACATACACGATTTATTAATAAATATATCTTTCCCCAATCTAATATTAGCTCCAAAATCTGTGTTGAATGGTGTTAATATTTGTACAGAACCATCAATTTCCTTGTCTATAATTTTTGCTAAAATATTTCTGACTTCTTCAGGTGTTTTATACCCTGTATTTAATTCAGATGTCAACCTTAAAGTATTCTCAACTACTTCATTAATTTCAGTAAATATAATATCTTTATACGAAATAAACTCATTTTTTTGTATTTTCTCTAATAATTCTTTATTCATTGTCTCCTCCTTAAAAACTTATTTTATTGTACAAAAACTCAATTTTAATAGCTTCCATTCCTTTTCATTTAGAGCATATTTTTTCTTATCCAATAAACTCTAATATTATAGAATTCATTATACATGCTAAAGTTAACTCTAATTCAAGTACTTTTTTATTCTCTTGGAATTTATATTCAAGTTAAATCTGTGAATAAGTTATAGAAAAGACTAATTCAGAAAGTTATGGTTTCTAAATAGAATAAAAAAGAAAATATATTCGCCTGCCAAATTTTTCTCACATGCGTTCGAAAAGGCAGATGCGTAAAAAAATCTCCAGCTCCAAAGTCGCCTGCGATTTTGTTCTTAATTTTCAAGATCCAAATTTATAATTGTTAATTATGCTTCCTTAAATATATCTCATTTATATACAGATTATTTATTAATAATTCATTTCGCTTATTTCATGTGCTAACAAAGTGTCTACGACACGCTTTTTCTTAATTATATTTTTACAAGCAAACTTTCGACTATTGGTATAGCAGGACACATGACTTCAAAATTCCAAAATTTTATTTTTCCTAAACAAAAAAAGTGCTATATCTCATGATATTTAGCACTTTTCCCATAATAGATTTTTCTTATTTATATATAAATTATTTCTACTCCTGAAAAACTAACATCTCCAACTAGCGTTAATGTATTTGTCGATCTCTCATTATTCCTGTTTTTTTCATCGACAGAACCTAAAAATACATTAGTCTTATTATCAACCTTCCAAGTTCTTGGTATATATAACTCTACTCCTGAAAAAGAAGCGTTAACTCTTACTATAGCATTTTCGCTGCTCATAACTGCAT from the Clostridium beijerinckii genome contains:
- a CDS encoding cation-translocating P-type ATPase, with the protein product MRGYYEKTPEESLEMLGVTSNGLNDEEITKRREEYGFNELEEAARKSPFQVFLEQFKDFLVIILLVAAIISAFLGKLESTIVIMVVVIINAILGTIQHIKAEQSLKGLKALSSPVAKVFRNGQKLEIPSRELLVGDILYLDAGDYVSADGRILESFSLQVNESSLTGESESVLKFIDVINKDDVSIGDRKNMVFSGSFVTYGRGVVLVTSIGMDTEIGKIANLLESAKEKKTPLQVGLDNFGKKLAFVILIISAIIFGLDIFRGRNIIDSFMFAVSLAVAAIPEALSSIVTIVLALGTQKMAKKNAIVRKLHAVESLGSISVICSDKTGTLTQNKMTVQKVFVDGKILDHDSLDHDKTLEKNLVLMALLCNDAVTVENKEIGDPTEVALVNLGEIYELDELIIRDQYPRLGEVPFDSDRKLMSTIHQFNDKYIMLTKGALDVLLSRTVKVETSEGIMDFTEEHKKEIEEINRKFSMDGLRVLSFAYKEISEGKEITLEDEYDLIFVGLIAMMDPPRNESKEAVEKCIKAGIKPVMITGDHKITASAIAKQIGILKDESEAMEGFELEKISDEELKNKVDKISVYARVSPEHKIRIVRAWQEKGNIVAMTGDGVNDAPALKQADIGIAMGITGTEVAKDAASIVLADDNFSTIVKSISNGRSIYANIKNSIKFLLSGNTAGILSVLYASIGALPIPFAAVHLLFINLVTDSLPAIAIGLEPHNENIMKEKPRNINVPILNKSFAIEVIMEGLLIAIVTMAAFHIGLYTGGAEVASTMAFATLCLSRLLHGFNCRSKESIFKIGLFTNKTIWIAAIIGYLLLLLVLTFRPLSGIFEVSALNSMEFSYIYGLSVIPLIIVQIYKLLFVRDKA
- a CDS encoding B12-binding domain-containing radical SAM protein, which codes for MKIKLIQPAMMPRPMDTKLKTRMSPSLALLTIANLTPKEHEVIIENENVENIDFDENVDLVAITVTVDVMNRAVEISKEFQKRGVKVIAGGIHITADPEGAPNSFDAIIIGMAERVWEKVLKDVENNSIKKIYYDMENIRGNEIVSPDYGMIDNKKYLYTNIISTSRGCPFKCDFCYNSCAKSIKTYVNRPIEDVIKDIKVLKTKHIMFIDDNFIGNPKWTKELLKEIKPLKLKWNAAVTSNIVDMPELLDEMKGSGCQSLFIGFESINGKSIESVHKIQNSVSRYEKLVDEIHKRGIMINASFVFGLDEDDAEIFNSTLEWIVKNKIETVTSHIMTPYPGTKLYASLLKENRIVDHNLSNYNTSHVVYKPKNMTAEELYNGYLWIYKEVYTFKNIMKRLPKSKKQWIPFLAFNLLYRKFGKLTELVCNIVSFEVIGRLSRWVAYRIK
- a CDS encoding DUF2975 domain-containing protein, whose protein sequence is MKRSSTILLKVSVFIGGPIVALLIFLLPMVTTGLSRVISVSAYLQYLGFIGLYGAVPPFLFALYQTIKFISYANKNEALSELSVKTLKNIRYCGITISLLYVIAMPLLFIIADGDDAPGIILFALIVILSTSISVVFANIFEKRRHSNKLVKC
- a CDS encoding helix-turn-helix domain-containing protein; the encoded protein is MAIIINIDVMLAKRKMSVTELTEKVGITMANLSILKNGKAKAIRFSTLEAICKALDCQPGDILEYKNDI
- a CDS encoding DUF2975 domain-containing protein, translated to MKRYSTIFLKIAVILIGVPVLALCIFGAVRLTNNPVNPDYANMIYPILIGMFVSVVPFFVALYQALKLLGYIDKNIAFSELSVKALRNIKYCAVIISVLYVVVIPFVYLLAEKDDAPGLIIIGMIPIFASLVIAVFSAVLQRLLKEAIDIKSENDLTV
- a CDS encoding DapH/DapD/GlmU-related protein, yielding MNKELLEKIQKNEFISYKDIIFTEINEVVENTLRLTSELNTGYKTPEEVRNILAKIIDKEIDGSVQILTPFNTDFGANIRLGKDIFINKSCMFVDLGGIELEDNVLIGPDVKILSVNHPLDPKNRRGVILRSVKIKRNAWLGAGVTVCPGVTIGENSVIGAGSVVTKDVSDNTVYAGVPAKFIKNI